DNA from Osmerus mordax isolate fOsmMor3 chromosome 2, fOsmMor3.pri, whole genome shotgun sequence:
GGTTTTACTGGCAGACTACCAACGTTAAAGGTGCAAGGCGACACTGGATATTAAACCTGTTGAACCTGTAATTGTTTGTCGCCTGTCACTAACAGACACGTTTGCAAATTCTTACGTTAGAGCACTAAAACttatttaagataataataataaatgtatttttaattattatttttaaggGTGCTGAGATCAAatttgagcacccctaaaaagagtcTAAAATTGCTACTGCCTAGGCCTCTTTGATAAGAGTCTAATTTCCCCAAATGAAGGGTCTACATCAAAAACGGATACCTAGATTTGACCCTCCACTAACCTCTGAACATATGACTCCCTTTCTTCTCAGGCACCTTGGTGTCCACACCACACAGAAGCATGGATGAAATTCTTCCACTGGTAAAGAGTATAGTTCCTCCATTGACATCTAAAAAGCACAAAGGCCAGGACGGTCGAATAGGGATTATCGGAGGTTGTCAAGAGTAGGCTATGTCTTATCTCAGAATAATATTAGATAACATACATCTTGAGTTTTTTTCTTAAATAAAATCCCAATGTTATATTCCTGACATCTTATTTGCTTATCTTTCCTCCAACCCCTCTCATGTAAACGGCATATAAAGGTACACAGGTGCACCATATTTTGCTGCCATCTCTGCACTCAAAGTCGTAagtgcatacatacacacactgttatgTTTATCTAGAATAATGCGTTGAACATGTTACTCTGCTAATTGCTTCTTTTTCTATGTGCTTCCAGGGGGCTGACCTGTCTCATGTATTCTGCTCCAAAGATGCTGCCACTGTCATCAAATCCTACAGCCCAGAGCTCATAGTCCACCCTGTCCTGTAAGTATGCTATACAACACTGGGACAGCCAGGATATGGTATGGATAAAATACGATCATTTGTCCAAGTGCCCCCATTTTAATCACACTTGAATTAGAACAGTTTTTCACGATTTAgtgcaacaacaaacaaatatgATTGAGGGTATCACTgcaatgtgtgcatgcatttgttTCTTAGTGCAGTTGTAAGTAAAGCCTGTACGTCTGTGTTTGCAGGGACAGTCCCAATGTTGTAGAGGAGATTGAGAAGTGGCTGCCCAGATTGCATGCCCTGGTGGTGGgcccagggctggggagggatccCATGTTGTTAAGCGCTGCCAGGGTATGGGATTGACTCAAGCACATACTGAACACTCTTTTCTGTCAAATGACACTTAATTGTAGGATAGATGTTCAATATCATATGTTAAACTGCCCCTAACTGTTTTCTTTTATATTTAGGAAGTTATAGAAAAGTCCAAGGCAAGAGATATCCCCATAATCATTGATGCAGTAAGTACACCTTCAAATCCTGCTTGTAAAAAAGGGGTAATTTCTATGTGTTATCTAAGGCATTTGATTGAAGGTGTTTGCCTCCAACAGGATGGACTGTGGCTGGTTACTGAGTATCCATCTGTGATCCATGGTTACCAAAAGGGCATTCTCACACCCAACTACATGGAGTTTACCAGGCTGTACGAGGCTATGGTGGGTTAAGGTAGCATGATTCAGTCAATCGCAGTGGCCTTGCAAAAGCAAATCTCTGTGGTCAACATGTTTGTGTTCACAGATCCATCAGCCCCTAAACGGCAGTGATCTTCTGTTGACTGCCAGGCAACTCAGTGTTGCTCTGGGCAACCTCACAGTGGtgctgaaaggagaggaggatctcATCACAGACGGCAGCCAGGGTCAGTTGTGCAATACGTACGCAGTCTCTCGCTTGCATTTCGTACACACTGCCTCACGACCTCAAACGTACATACACAATTATGTAAGGGTCTCACTGTccggtgtgtgtacgtgtggttaGTGATTTCATGCAGCCAGGAGGGcagtgggaggaggtgtgggggccAAGGGGACCTCTTGTCCGGGTCACTGGGTGTGCTGGCACACTGGGCCTACGCCAATTCTGCAAACCTTTCCACAAGGTACAGTTTTGACAAGACAGAGCACTTAGTGCTAGACATTGTTTGTGTCTTGTTTAATACATGTACATTCTATTTTGCAACAGCATCAATTCATTTTTTCTTTCTGGTTCTCTAATGtttcctttctcttcttcccctgcccctctcccctcagcacCAGATTCAGCCCTTCTCTTGTGGCAGCATGGGGGGCCACTACTCTGACCAGGCAGTGTAACAGACAGGCCTTCCTCAAACATGGCCGTTCCACCACCACCTCAGACATGTTGAAGGAAATCAGCCCAGCCTTTAGAGTTCTCTTTGAGGGAGAGTACTGAGTGTCCAgtgtacatactgtatagtCTCACATTTATACGTCCATACActgcacaacaaacacacactcaccttctaTGGGAACTCTAAACCTATTCTCGCTGTTCAGATAATAGAATAGGGTTAGGCCCGTCTTGATCAGAAAAAGTGGTACATCGTTTAAATTAACAACATAAGCCACAGCTCTTACATGTAACCCAGAGCAAGTTTctgttattttttttgttttgtttatataATTGAATTTGGAAAACAAAATAAAGCTATTTTCCTCCTACCCAAATGCGTGAATCTGTATCAATAAGCACTTGGCAATGTGTTTCTGATCTGTCTTTGTTGACAATTCTCATTGTTAAACTTCAGAGATTGTCAAATATGTTCCACAAAGCACTGTCATAATCTTTATCATGAACATAATATAGCTATCGTCGGGTGATCACATTCAAAGTGTCTTCTGTGAAacattgtattgctttaattaTGACATAAGTCAAATTATTTCACCAGGAGCTCATTTTCCATAAAACGGTTAATGTCAAGCTTTATTACTGCAGCACTTCAGACATTTCATTCTTTGTTTTTCATCAACCACCAGAGGGAGACATCGGATAAACAAACCAGTTCCAGCGCTTGCGTACTTGGTCACCCACTAGTGCCATCCTCCGTCCACGCTGAACGAGGGACGCAGGGCTGATGCACCTTCACCGGATTTATGGACTGGATGTCTCGTAGCTGTAAACAACTTTGAAGTACTATTTGAAAGGTACCGATCGGTAGATATCAAACTACCATTTGGCTTTCATGCATTTATTTCGTTACCGTTCAGACATACGCTACTTGAATCAGTCAGTAGCTAACGTTAACTTCTAGCCAACAAACCAGAGCTAGGCTAGCTTAGCAAGATAATACTCTAGTGTCAGCTAACGCGTTAGCTGGGAAGCTTGTTAACATTATTCTAATGATCAACAGGCAGTGGATTTTGGCACAAAATTTGTATGAAGGTTAGATTGTTAGCAAGGTATATTTAGACTAGAGTTTGGTTACTTTAGCTAGGCCTACAGTATGCTGCTTGTTTGGAATTAAAGTAAATTTGATCACAGTTTAGGCTATGGCTAGCTAATATGGATTGCTACCAAGCTAGCTAGATTGGCTAGTCAACCTCTTCAGATGTCAGTTCCGATCCCCGGCACTGTAGTTGTGttagtagctagctacagtttTATGGTTATGCAGTGCTTGGTTCAAGCACCGTGTTTACTGTAAATTATAGGCCTTGTTTGATCGTGTCTGTTGTCAGGCTTTGCGGGTCTCCCTGGCTGAAGATGTTGAACCCGGCAAATGGAGACCCCGTCCACGTCGTCACAAACTATGTGGAAGAATATCTGGACTTGGTCGAGTCACTACCTTTCGACCTGCAGAGGAGTGTGTCTCTAATGAAGGAAATCGATGCCAAATATCAAGGTAACTGAAGTTAGCTACCCGTGCTACCTCAACAACTGTTCAGTTATCTAGCTACCAATGTATAAACACCGTTTTTTTAATTAGCCATATATACGTACATACGTACAGGGTATTGTTTAGAGATGGTCTAAATACAGAATTAATCTGACTGTATTGACGAATGGTTTACAGACATGCAATAATATGTAATTGCCCATTATTCTATCGTAAACAAAGCCCTATAAACAGGTTGTATGACAGTACTGTTCTCACAGACgctttcattcttttctcaGATGTACTGCAAGAGCTGGATGATGCCTATGAACGTTACCGTCGGGAGACAGACCCTCAGCAGCGCCGCAGACTTCAGCTGGCTATTCAGAGAGCTCTGATCCGCAGTCAGGAGCTGGGAGATGAGAAGATCCAGATTGCTGGTCAGATGGTAGGTGACTTATGTTTAGGCTTATTGACCATAGGAATGGACTGTAAggacacaacatttacatttggtgTGCAAACACACTCCTTGATGATGTAATATCATGTGTGTCCTCTTGACCCAGGTGGAGCTGGTAGAAAATAGGTCCCGCCAGGTGGACTGGCACTCGGAACTCCTGCACACCACTCAGGAGACCCCTGAAAGTAACATACCCACGGCAACATCTGTAACAACTCCCACGGCATCCTTGATGTCACCGTCCTGTGCCACCATTACCCCAGGCAAGGCAGGACACCACGACAAGCGCCGCGAAGAAGTCACGCCGAGTTCAGGCAGCGTGGACAAGTCCAGCGGTAAACGGTCCAGGCGGCAGAAGAACGGCGAGAACAGGGAGAGCTATGGAGGTCTGGATCCCAGCGAAGAGGCAGGTATGGGGGCATCCAGGGAGAAGAGGGCCAAGACCTCGgccaagaagaaaaaaaggtcaAAGGGCaagtcagagagggaggtgtcGCCGCCAGACCTGCCTATCGACCCAGATGAGCCCACATACTGCTTGTGTGAACAAGTGTCGTACGGCGAAATGATTGGCTGTGATAATGATGAGTGTCCAATAGAGTGGTTCCACTTCTCCTGCGTGGGACTGCATCACAAGCCCAAAGGGAAGTGGTTCTGTCCCAAGTGTCGGGGGGAGAATGAGAAGACCATGGACAAGGCCCTGGAGAGGGCTAAAAAGGAGAAAGCCTACAACAGGTAGCTACTTTGTCTGGGCCTTTGGACAATCTGTTGTCTTGTCAGTTCTGTGTTTATTGTATTTTTCTACTCCAATTTACTATCAATGCTGTTGGATGACAAAAGTTACGAATTGGAAAAGAGAGGGACGTCTTGACAAATGTTATTTTTGTACATCTGAAGTTGCTATTCAGTGACTGAGATTGTTTTCCCTCTGGTCATCATCATACGTTTAGTTAACAAAATGCAATGCAACCCCACGTGAATGAAAGAAAACTGCCCTGCACTTACACACCTATGATTCATATTGACTGCTACATCATGCATGCATCCTTGCCACTAGCCATATTCTGTTACCATGCTTCATTCaacaaataaaacattgaaatcaagaGTGTGAAGTTATTTAAAGATACAGGTAGACAGAATTGCTCTTTGGAGACATTATGttaaacatatttgtattaATTCAGACTTGACCTGTGTTTAGTGACTGTCCCCATGCTTAAAGTGCCATTAATTTTGTAAACCTGCCTAACAGCATTAGTCTACTAGAAAATGTAATGATTAACACATGGTTTTTTAAGCGTGTTGAACAAAATGCCTATGACCTGGGGCAGTGACGACTGAAATATTGTGATAGTAGATTATGAATCGAGGCTGCAGGGACTTCAACatgcagtgtttgtgttcaaGTCTTAACAGT
Protein-coding regions in this window:
- the naxd gene encoding ATP-dependent (S)-NAD(P)H-hydrate dehydratase isoform X2; the protein is MILQKLNRLNLCAFVSITLRFGVGTLVSTPHRSMDEILPLVKSIVPPLTSKKHKGQDGRIGIIGGCQEYTGAPYFAAISALKVGADLSHVFCSKDAATVIKSYSPELIVHPVLDSPNVVEEIEKWLPRLHALVVGPGLGRDPMLLSAAREVIEKSKARDIPIIIDADGLWLVTEYPSVIHGYQKGILTPNYMEFTRLYEAMIHQPLNGSDLLLTARQLSVALGNLTVVLKGEEDLITDGSQVISCSQEGSGRRCGGQGDLLSGSLGVLAHWAYANSANLSTSTRFSPSLVAAWGATTLTRQCNRQAFLKHGRSTTTSDMLKEISPAFRVLFEGEY
- the ing1 gene encoding inhibitor of growth protein 1, with the protein product MLNPANGDPVHVVTNYVEEYLDLVESLPFDLQRSVSLMKEIDAKYQDVLQELDDAYERYRRETDPQQRRRLQLAIQRALIRSQELGDEKIQIAGQMVELVENRSRQVDWHSELLHTTQETPESNIPTATSVTTPTASLMSPSCATITPGKAGHHDKRREEVTPSSGSVDKSSGKRSRRQKNGENRESYGGLDPSEEAGMGASREKRAKTSAKKKKRSKGKSEREVSPPDLPIDPDEPTYCLCEQVSYGEMIGCDNDECPIEWFHFSCVGLHHKPKGKWFCPKCRGENEKTMDKALERAKKEKAYNR
- the naxd gene encoding ATP-dependent (S)-NAD(P)H-hydrate dehydratase isoform X4 yields the protein MDEILPLVKSIVPPLTSKKHKGQDGRIGIIGGCQEYTGAPYFAAISALKVGADLSHVFCSKDAATVIKSYSPELIVHPVLDSPNVVEEIEKWLPRLHALVVGPGLGRDPMLLSAAREVIEKSKARDIPIIIDADGLWLVTEYPSVIHGYQKGILTPNYMEFTRLYEAMIHQPLNGSDLLLTARQLSVALGNLTVVLKGEEDLITDGSQVISCSQEGSGRRCGGQGDLLSGSLGVLAHWAYANSANLSTSTRFSPSLVAAWGATTLTRQCNRQAFLKHGRSTTTSDMLKEISPAFRVLFEGEY
- the naxd gene encoding ATP-dependent (S)-NAD(P)H-hydrate dehydratase isoform X6 gives rise to the protein MKFFHWYTGAPYFAAISALKVGADLSHVFCSKDAATVIKSYSPELIVHPVLDSPNVVEEIEKWLPRLHALVVGPGLGRDPMLLSAAREVIEKSKARDIPIIIDADGLWLVTEYPSVIHGYQKGILTPNYMEFTRLYEAMIHQPLNGSDLLLTARQLSVALGNLTVVLKGEEDLITDGSQVISCSQEGSGRRCGGQGDLLSGSLGVLAHWAYANSANLSTSTRFSPSLVAAWGATTLTRQCNRQAFLKHGRSTTTSDMLKEISPAFRVLFEGEY
- the naxd gene encoding ATP-dependent (S)-NAD(P)H-hydrate dehydratase isoform X5; the encoded protein is MRKAPWCPHHTEAWMKFFHWYTGAPYFAAISALKVGADLSHVFCSKDAATVIKSYSPELIVHPVLDSPNVVEEIEKWLPRLHALVVGPGLGRDPMLLSAAREVIEKSKARDIPIIIDADGLWLVTEYPSVIHGYQKGILTPNYMEFTRLYEAMIHQPLNGSDLLLTARQLSVALGNLTVVLKGEEDLITDGSQVISCSQEGSGRRCGGQGDLLSGSLGVLAHWAYANSANLSTSTRFSPSLVAAWGATTLTRQCNRQAFLKHGRSTTTSDMLKEISPAFRVLFEGEY
- the naxd gene encoding ATP-dependent (S)-NAD(P)H-hydrate dehydratase isoform X1; translation: MQHGTWIVAVSSMFLLIAVTLVYINEKGTLVSTPHRSMDEILPLVKSIVPPLTSKKHKGQDGRIGIIGGCQEYTGAPYFAAISALKVGADLSHVFCSKDAATVIKSYSPELIVHPVLDSPNVVEEIEKWLPRLHALVVGPGLGRDPMLLSAAREVIEKSKARDIPIIIDADGLWLVTEYPSVIHGYQKGILTPNYMEFTRLYEAMIHQPLNGSDLLLTARQLSVALGNLTVVLKGEEDLITDGSQVISCSQEGSGRRCGGQGDLLSGSLGVLAHWAYANSANLSTSTRFSPSLVAAWGATTLTRQCNRQAFLKHGRSTTTSDMLKEISPAFRVLFEGEY
- the naxd gene encoding ATP-dependent (S)-NAD(P)H-hydrate dehydratase isoform X3, whose product is MQHGTWIVAVSSMFLLIAVTLVYINEKGTLVSTPHRSMDEILPLVKSIVPPLTSKKHKGQDGRIGIIGGCQEYTGAPYFAAISALKVGADLSHVFCSKDAATVIKSYSPELIVHPVLDSPNVVEEIEKWLPRLHALVVGPGLGRDPMLLSAAREVIEKSKARDIPIIIDADGLWLVTEYPSVIHGYQKGILTPNYMEFTRLYEAMIHQPLNGSDLLLTARQLSVALGNLTVVLKGEEDLITDGSQGQLCNTDFMQPGGQWEEVWGPRGPLVRVTGCAGTLGLRQFCKPFHKHQIQPFSCGSMGGHYSDQAV